In Deltaproteobacteria bacterium, the following proteins share a genomic window:
- a CDS encoding ABC transporter ATP-binding protein/permease produces MLRYRSSWLFAMVGLSLVSAVAGLAAPFFQKVFVDRLTGVSPETQYGQTWLATVESFLFNYHPLYLLGIAFGFMLVTQWITTLTGWIGLRESVKRQEIIGEVVYQKTLSLRQDQTVGQTVGEVVSIYATDVVGSTAIVDQTIPLGAGVIFPFICAPIAVQLICGIPVTYTVMVMVGVLSISIFLSVRQSRFFQSFKRLAADRTGLVNEWIQNIRLLRILGWVESFEKKIFNKREEETVNRVRMVTNGQMMGAFGSSINFFMNLVAVITLTNLKGAAATPGDFFALLWIFGVFLSRPFRQVPWIFTFTFDGWTSINRVEAFLQRHKSSLKFDLLEYAQNQYANKQARDSELKSGSREDKTGRSLTVEGLSLVVGANHETRRLLDNVSFSLEPGEFAAIVGEVGSGKTLLLMSLLGETAAEVRNLKVGTQQMAEMSREARRAYFGFVPQDGFVMSANLRENVVFRYDAGSEYDAGVLKALRAAQFEPSSEGITDGLATEFGERGVNLSGGQRQRVGLARAAYLSRPVVLLDDALSAVDVETEKLLFETLLFGEWRKTTRLMVTHRLSVLERVDRVIFMRGGKIHDQGKFDELVARNVDFREFVSSMDHKDPTGSPPPLAAKVSATAGDEKIEQGNEEPV; encoded by the coding sequence GCTACCGTTCCAGTTGGCTGTTTGCGATGGTTGGACTTTCGCTTGTGTCGGCCGTCGCAGGACTAGCGGCCCCTTTTTTCCAAAAAGTTTTTGTCGATCGCTTGACTGGAGTGTCTCCGGAAACTCAGTACGGCCAAACCTGGCTTGCGACAGTTGAATCCTTTTTGTTCAACTATCATCCGCTCTATCTTCTTGGAATTGCATTTGGCTTTATGCTGGTCACCCAATGGATCACGACCCTAACGGGCTGGATTGGTTTACGAGAATCGGTAAAAAGACAAGAAATCATAGGCGAAGTGGTCTACCAGAAAACTTTGTCATTGCGCCAAGATCAAACAGTTGGGCAAACAGTAGGGGAAGTGGTTTCCATCTACGCCACTGATGTCGTCGGTTCGACTGCGATCGTTGATCAAACAATCCCGCTTGGAGCAGGCGTAATCTTTCCGTTTATTTGCGCACCGATTGCCGTGCAACTGATCTGCGGAATACCGGTCACGTACACGGTGATGGTTATGGTTGGCGTCTTGTCGATCAGTATTTTCTTGTCGGTCCGACAATCTCGTTTTTTTCAAAGCTTCAAGCGGCTAGCGGCGGATCGCACCGGACTTGTGAACGAATGGATCCAAAATATTCGTCTCTTAAGAATTCTTGGTTGGGTTGAGAGTTTCGAAAAAAAGATCTTCAACAAACGTGAAGAGGAGACGGTGAATCGCGTTCGGATGGTGACCAACGGGCAAATGATGGGCGCCTTCGGTTCCTCCATCAATTTCTTTATGAATCTCGTAGCGGTTATCACTCTCACGAACCTGAAGGGCGCTGCCGCTACGCCGGGCGATTTTTTTGCGCTCTTATGGATCTTCGGCGTCTTTCTTTCGCGGCCATTTCGCCAGGTGCCCTGGATTTTCACTTTCACCTTTGACGGTTGGACGAGCATCAATCGAGTAGAAGCATTCTTACAGCGACACAAGTCTTCCTTGAAGTTTGACCTTTTGGAGTACGCACAAAATCAGTACGCGAATAAGCAGGCCCGGGATTCTGAATTAAAGTCTGGCTCGCGCGAAGACAAAACCGGGCGTTCTCTTACAGTTGAGGGACTATCGCTGGTGGTCGGTGCGAATCACGAGACCCGGCGGCTTCTTGATAACGTATCATTTTCGCTTGAGCCCGGTGAGTTTGCGGCCATCGTGGGAGAAGTTGGAAGCGGGAAGACCTTGCTTTTAATGAGCCTCCTTGGCGAGACTGCAGCCGAAGTTCGCAATCTCAAAGTCGGCACCCAACAAATGGCCGAGATGTCGCGCGAAGCAAGGCGTGCTTACTTTGGATTTGTGCCCCAAGATGGATTTGTGATGAGCGCTAACTTACGCGAGAATGTGGTCTTCCGCTACGATGCGGGCAGTGAGTATGATGCCGGCGTTTTGAAGGCGCTTCGCGCCGCTCAGTTTGAGCCTTCGTCAGAAGGAATCACCGATGGACTCGCCACAGAATTCGGCGAACGGGGTGTAAATTTATCTGGCGGGCAACGGCAGCGAGTAGGTTTGGCGAGAGCGGCTTACCTCTCTCGCCCAGTCGTTTTACTCGACGATGCGCTGAGTGCAGTGGATGTTGAAACGGAAAAACTTCTTTTTGAAACACTCCTTTTCGGGGAATGGCGGAAAACGACTCGTCTTATGGTCACCCATCGACTTTCTGTTCTTGAGCGAGTCGACCGCGTGATCTTTATGCGCGGCGGGAAAATTCATGATCAAGGTAAGTTCGATGAGCTTGTCGCAAGAAATGTCGACTTCCGAGAATTCGTTAGCAGCATGGATCACAAAGATCCTACCGGATCTCCTCCGCCGCTTGCAGCTAAAGTCTCTGCGACCGCCGGCGATGAAAAAATCGAGCAGGGGAACGAGGAGCCAGTATGA